The following are encoded together in the Paludisphaera mucosa genome:
- a CDS encoding spondin domain-containing protein — protein MLNTHAWRARSLALVALLSLLGGASAVAGPLAVTVTNNQPGGGFGISPVWLGVHDGTYRTFTPGEAVGPALQALAELGDPSALAAAFAGHGSGAVAGSAPIGPGGSASTILDVADPTTQQYLSFASMVVPSNDFFFGNADPLAFRLFDAQGRFTGPITIQIFGAGAWDAGSEVNDIGFGAAFIAGDDAHDHVAEGGVITRVFGGSIDQSAYLASIDGRATPYGYNISHLISPGDLIATITITSVPEPSTFLMLGVAAVGVGLAARRSRPRG, from the coding sequence ATGCTGAACACCCACGCTTGGCGGGCCCGCTCGCTCGCGCTCGTCGCGCTCCTCTCGCTTCTCGGGGGGGCGTCCGCGGTCGCCGGCCCGCTCGCGGTCACGGTCACGAACAACCAGCCGGGGGGCGGGTTCGGGATCTCGCCCGTCTGGCTCGGCGTGCACGACGGGACCTACCGGACGTTCACGCCCGGCGAGGCCGTCGGGCCGGCCCTGCAGGCGCTGGCCGAGCTGGGCGACCCGTCCGCGCTCGCGGCGGCGTTCGCGGGCCACGGCTCGGGGGCGGTCGCCGGCTCGGCGCCGATCGGCCCGGGGGGCTCGGCGTCGACGATCCTGGACGTCGCCGACCCGACGACCCAGCAGTACCTGAGCTTCGCGTCGATGGTCGTCCCCTCCAACGACTTCTTCTTCGGGAACGCCGACCCGCTCGCGTTCCGGCTGTTCGACGCCCAGGGCCGGTTCACCGGGCCGATCACGATCCAGATCTTCGGCGCCGGCGCCTGGGACGCGGGGAGCGAGGTGAACGACATCGGCTTCGGGGCCGCGTTCATCGCCGGCGACGACGCGCACGACCACGTGGCCGAGGGGGGCGTGATCACCCGGGTCTTCGGCGGATCGATCGATCAGTCGGCCTATCTCGCCAGCATCGACGGCCGGGCGACCCCGTACGGCTACAATATCTCCCACCTCATCAGCCCGGGCGACCTGATCGCCACGATCACCATCACGTCGGTGCCCGAGCCCTCGACGTTCCTGATGCTCGGCGTCGCCGCCGTCGGCGTGGGCCTCGCGGCCCGTCGGTCGCGGCCCCGCGGCTGA
- a CDS encoding Gfo/Idh/MocA family protein yields the protein MHDPIEAATRRGFLAAGAAAAVASQATAPKIDEPPKAVEVPGMKAKTEAQAGPPPAPAPPAKRLGFAVVGLGELALGEVLPAFGRCKYARPTALVSGDRAKAEKVADQYGIGPEHIYDYQNFDRIADDPTVDVVYIILPNSMHREFTVRAAKAGKHVLCEKPMANTSAECEAMIAACESARRLLMIAYRCQYEPHHREMIRLARSGELGPIRMIEASNGQNQGPADQWRHKKALAGGGSLPDVGIYCLNAARYITGEEPVQVTAQIAVDPSDPRFREVEDRISFQLRFPSGVLAVCQSFYSAHESRRCRVLAEKGWIDMDPAFAYHGLRMKTSRARDEAELTTAIALPEHDQFALEMDHMARRVAAGERPHTPGEEGLQDIRIIEAIYRAAREGKPVDLAAVEARDATRGPAPG from the coding sequence ATGCACGATCCGATCGAGGCGGCCACGCGCCGCGGGTTCCTGGCGGCCGGCGCGGCGGCGGCGGTCGCCTCGCAGGCGACGGCCCCAAAAATCGACGAGCCGCCGAAGGCCGTCGAGGTCCCCGGCATGAAGGCGAAGACCGAGGCGCAGGCCGGCCCGCCCCCCGCTCCCGCGCCGCCGGCGAAGCGACTGGGGTTCGCCGTCGTCGGCCTCGGCGAGCTGGCGCTCGGCGAGGTGCTCCCCGCCTTCGGCCGCTGCAAGTACGCCCGCCCGACGGCCCTGGTCAGCGGCGATCGCGCCAAGGCCGAGAAGGTCGCCGACCAGTACGGGATCGGCCCCGAACACATCTACGATTATCAGAATTTCGACCGGATCGCCGACGACCCGACGGTCGACGTCGTCTACATCATCCTGCCGAACTCGATGCACCGCGAGTTCACCGTCCGCGCGGCGAAGGCCGGCAAGCACGTCCTGTGCGAGAAGCCGATGGCGAACACCTCGGCCGAGTGCGAGGCGATGATCGCGGCCTGCGAGTCGGCCCGGCGGCTGCTGATGATCGCCTATCGCTGCCAGTACGAGCCCCACCACCGCGAGATGATCCGCCTGGCCCGCTCGGGCGAGCTGGGGCCGATCCGCATGATCGAGGCGTCCAACGGCCAGAACCAGGGGCCGGCCGACCAGTGGAGGCACAAAAAGGCCCTCGCCGGCGGCGGCTCGCTCCCCGACGTCGGCATCTACTGCCTCAACGCGGCGCGGTACATCACCGGCGAGGAGCCCGTGCAGGTGACGGCCCAGATCGCCGTCGACCCGTCCGACCCGCGGTTCCGCGAGGTCGAGGACCGAATCAGCTTCCAGCTCCGCTTCCCCTCGGGCGTCCTGGCGGTCTGCCAGAGCTTCTACTCCGCGCACGAGTCGCGCCGCTGCCGGGTGCTCGCCGAGAAGGGCTGGATCGACATGGACCCCGCCTTCGCCTACCACGGCCTGCGGATGAAGACGTCGCGGGCCCGCGACGAGGCCGAGCTGACCACCGCAATCGCCCTGCCCGAGCACGACCAATTCGCCCTCGAAATGGACCACATGGCCCGCCGCGTCGCCGCCGGCGAACGTCCCCACACGCCCGGCGAGGAAGGCCTTCAGGACATCCGGATCATCGAGGCGATCTACCGCGCCGCCCGCGAGGGGAAGCCCGTCGACCTCGCCGCCGTCGAGGCCCGGGACGCCACCCGCGGCCCCGCGCCGGGCTGA
- a CDS encoding PEP-CTERM sorting domain-containing protein (PEP-CTERM proteins occur, often in large numbers, in the proteomes of bacteria that also encode an exosortase, a predicted intramembrane cysteine proteinase. The presence of a PEP-CTERM domain at a protein's C-terminus predicts cleavage within the sorting domain, followed by covalent anchoring to some some component of the (usually Gram-negative) cell surface. Many PEP-CTERM proteins exhibit an unusual sequence composition that includes large numbers of potential glycosylation sites. Expression of one such protein has been shown restore the ability of a bacterium to form floc, a type of biofilm.): MQRILSMTMALASLTLGCSASRAASITWGPATNIAGDADVRTGGSLVAAYNFGGRDVGVATINGVAFQPFAVAGNPSTHGGVTIAESPGILLGLDDYFGSASAPFTDLSSAYQAMLRSGGFTIWQSTLTLTLDGLAVGQAYEIQIWSNFSDAGSRSASLESGGSVDLDWNPSGVDGGLGQFVVGSFVADSASQSIRITGSADFDTGVLVNGLQLRTAAAVPEPAGLVLMAVGAASIAWLASRRRTDTPQPGAGPRVASRASTAARSTGFPSRAAR; the protein is encoded by the coding sequence ATGCAGCGCATCCTCTCCATGACGATGGCCCTGGCCTCGCTCACCCTCGGGTGCAGCGCGAGCCGGGCCGCGTCGATCACCTGGGGGCCGGCGACGAACATCGCCGGCGACGCCGACGTCCGCACCGGGGGGAGCCTGGTGGCGGCCTACAACTTCGGCGGCCGCGACGTCGGCGTCGCGACGATCAACGGCGTCGCGTTCCAGCCGTTCGCGGTCGCGGGCAACCCCAGCACCCACGGGGGCGTCACCATCGCGGAGTCTCCCGGCATCCTGCTCGGCCTGGACGATTATTTCGGTTCGGCCTCGGCCCCGTTCACCGACCTGTCGTCGGCGTACCAGGCGATGCTCCGGTCGGGCGGCTTCACCATCTGGCAATCGACGCTCACGCTGACCCTGGACGGCCTGGCCGTCGGGCAGGCCTACGAGATCCAGATCTGGTCCAACTTCTCGGACGCCGGCAGCCGGAGCGCGAGCCTGGAATCGGGAGGCTCGGTCGACCTGGACTGGAACCCGTCGGGTGTGGACGGCGGCCTGGGCCAGTTCGTCGTGGGCTCGTTCGTCGCCGACTCCGCGAGCCAGTCGATCCGCATCACGGGCTCCGCCGATTTTGACACGGGGGTCCTCGTCAACGGCCTCCAGCTCCGCACCGCCGCCGCCGTGCCCGAGCCCGCGGGGCTCGTCCTCATGGCGGTGGGCGCGGCCTCGATCGCGTGGCTCGCCTCGCGCCGTCGGACGGACACGCCTCAGCCCGGCGCGGGGCCGCGGGTGGCGTCCCGGGCCTCGACGGCGGCGAGGTCGACGGGCTTCCCCTCGCGGGCGGCGCGGTAG
- a CDS encoding aldo/keto reductase, which produces MDLSRRQFIQAAAAGAAVAPAMGAGAAGKLPTRAFGKTGLEVSIIGFGSGSRFLMYDDEKALEALTRALELGITYIDTANGYGDGKSEERIGRILPAWRDKVTVATKLGARKGDDARRQLEASLKRLKTDHLDVVHIHALSGDEDLARIEAADGVLKALYEARDQKVVRAVGISCHAAPATLKTALERHDFDATQMALNAAMARMADAKGGMKATPMAEGSFEELALPVAVRKGLGVIAMKVFAQEQILGAAPVEKLMAYALSLPVSLASLGMPKLEFIDRNIEIARAFAPMPADERKRLSDSIATERKAAVVEFFRDHRDA; this is translated from the coding sequence ATGGACCTTTCTCGACGCCAGTTCATCCAGGCCGCGGCCGCCGGGGCCGCCGTCGCGCCGGCGATGGGCGCGGGGGCCGCGGGCAAGCTGCCGACGCGGGCGTTCGGCAAGACGGGGCTCGAGGTGTCGATCATCGGGTTCGGCTCGGGCAGCCGGTTCCTGATGTACGACGACGAGAAGGCCCTCGAGGCGCTGACGCGGGCGCTCGAGCTGGGCATCACCTACATCGACACGGCCAACGGCTACGGCGACGGCAAGAGCGAGGAGCGGATCGGCCGGATCCTGCCCGCCTGGCGCGACAAGGTGACGGTCGCCACCAAGCTCGGGGCCCGCAAGGGGGACGACGCCAGGCGGCAGCTCGAGGCGAGCCTCAAGCGTCTGAAGACCGACCACCTGGACGTCGTCCACATCCACGCCCTCTCCGGCGACGAGGACCTCGCCCGGATCGAGGCGGCCGACGGGGTCCTGAAGGCGCTCTACGAGGCCCGCGACCAGAAGGTCGTCCGCGCCGTGGGGATCAGCTGCCACGCCGCGCCGGCGACCCTCAAGACGGCCCTGGAGCGGCACGACTTCGACGCCACCCAGATGGCCCTCAACGCCGCGATGGCCCGCATGGCCGACGCCAAGGGGGGGATGAAGGCCACGCCGATGGCCGAGGGGAGCTTCGAGGAGCTGGCCCTGCCGGTCGCCGTCCGCAAGGGCCTCGGCGTCATCGCCATGAAGGTCTTCGCGCAGGAGCAGATCCTGGGCGCCGCGCCGGTCGAGAAGCTGATGGCCTACGCGCTGTCGCTCCCCGTCAGCCTGGCGAGCCTGGGGATGCCGAAGCTCGAATTCATCGACCGCAACATCGAGATCGCCCGCGCCTTCGCGCCGATGCCGGCCGACGAGCGCAAGCGCCTGAGCGACTCGATCGCGACCGAGCGCAAGGCGGCCGTGGTCGAATTCTTCCGCGACCATCGCGACGCCTGA
- a CDS encoding DinB family protein encodes MAEPNRAELEGLIDDLRRGYDGEPWHGPSLRKVLEGVTAEAADARPVPGGHTIRELVAHLAAWDDVVARRIAERRAMEEPDVGDFPAVVGAGPEAWAADFRELDARHAALLDVLADLDPARLPETVAGKDYSIAHMVRGAAQHMAYHAAQIGLLKKLM; translated from the coding sequence ATGGCCGAGCCGAACCGGGCCGAACTCGAAGGCCTCATCGACGACCTCCGCCGCGGGTATGACGGCGAGCCGTGGCACGGGCCCTCGCTGCGCAAGGTGCTCGAAGGCGTGACCGCCGAGGCGGCCGATGCGCGGCCCGTCCCGGGCGGGCACACGATCCGCGAGCTGGTCGCCCACCTCGCGGCCTGGGACGACGTGGTCGCGCGTCGCATCGCCGAGCGCCGCGCGATGGAGGAGCCCGACGTCGGCGACTTCCCCGCGGTCGTCGGCGCCGGCCCCGAAGCCTGGGCCGCCGACTTCCGCGAGCTGGACGCCCGCCACGCCGCCCTGCTCGACGTCCTCGCCGACCTCGACCCCGCGCGGCTTCCCGAGACGGTGGCCGGCAAGGATTATTCGATCGCCCACATGGTCCGCGGTGCGGCCCAGCACATGGCCTACCACGCGGCGCAGATCGGGCTCCTGAAGAAACTGATGTGA
- a CDS encoding glycoside hydrolase family 16 protein yields MRPAFPRPLLALGLLSLVAATAPAQAPKPAAIPIDDFESDLKGWKFVGGEEFPGAKGALERDATAARAGKESLRLDGDFRGGGAYVGSWKDLDGLDLPDVDQFRVWVRVRDLNGLGVRLVDATGQCHQGRATIPDGAEGGWRELVLNVADLVGGEHWGGANDGKWHGPAKGLGLNVGKDVVKGEGGRSSLWLDDLTAVPVAAGTPTLVSCTIEPTACRPGFGSRMTYAWDAEPLGIDCSVFVHFRNEKGQMVFQADHDPGAPTSRWSGRVEYAKTIVVPSETPPGRYEVVLGFWSGKPVAKGGGRKTFRAGAGSNLAMVEPDACRVGYLDVRADAPLPTLPPPSLNLSGWKRTFGEEFDGPLSVSAWGPGTRWIAHTPYGGDFGDAGFADPQPDFPFTVKDDLLRIEAKKVEGRWRSGLLSSVDAKGEGFSQKFGYFEMRAKFPKGPGTWPAFWLLGVPQLQEPKDKKTLTQIELDVVEQYGVNDNALHTTTHLWPPVAPHTGDGDVALVPDMTADFHTYGVMVDDAVITYYFDGVPLRTHPTPPEAKVPLYLLVDLALGGGWPVDKTPDPSIMIVDYVRVYAKE; encoded by the coding sequence ATGCGTCCCGCTTTTCCCCGACCGCTCCTCGCCCTCGGCCTGTTGTCCCTCGTTGCGGCGACCGCGCCCGCGCAGGCCCCCAAGCCCGCGGCGATCCCGATCGACGACTTCGAGTCCGACCTCAAGGGCTGGAAGTTCGTGGGGGGCGAGGAGTTCCCGGGGGCGAAGGGGGCCCTTGAACGCGACGCGACGGCGGCGCGGGCGGGGAAGGAGTCGCTGCGGCTGGACGGCGATTTCCGGGGCGGCGGGGCCTACGTGGGGTCATGGAAGGACCTTGACGGGCTGGATCTTCCCGACGTCGACCAGTTCCGTGTGTGGGTGCGGGTCCGCGACCTGAACGGCCTCGGCGTGCGGCTCGTCGATGCCACGGGCCAGTGCCACCAGGGGCGGGCGACGATCCCCGACGGCGCGGAGGGCGGCTGGCGCGAGCTGGTGCTGAACGTGGCCGACCTCGTCGGCGGCGAGCACTGGGGAGGCGCGAACGACGGCAAGTGGCACGGCCCGGCGAAGGGCCTGGGCCTGAACGTCGGCAAGGACGTGGTGAAGGGCGAGGGCGGACGGAGCAGCCTGTGGCTGGACGACCTGACCGCCGTCCCGGTCGCCGCGGGGACGCCGACGCTCGTCTCGTGCACGATCGAGCCGACCGCGTGCCGGCCGGGCTTCGGATCGCGGATGACCTACGCCTGGGACGCCGAGCCGCTGGGGATCGATTGCAGCGTCTTCGTCCACTTCCGCAACGAGAAGGGCCAGATGGTCTTCCAGGCCGACCACGACCCGGGAGCGCCGACCAGCCGCTGGAGCGGGCGGGTCGAGTACGCGAAGACGATCGTCGTGCCGAGCGAGACGCCGCCCGGCCGCTACGAGGTCGTCCTCGGCTTCTGGTCGGGCAAGCCCGTCGCCAAGGGAGGGGGCCGCAAGACCTTCCGCGCCGGGGCGGGTTCGAACCTTGCGATGGTCGAGCCCGACGCCTGCCGCGTGGGCTATCTTGACGTCCGCGCCGACGCCCCCTTGCCGACGCTGCCGCCGCCGAGCCTGAACCTATCGGGCTGGAAGCGGACCTTCGGCGAGGAGTTCGACGGCCCGCTGAGCGTCTCGGCCTGGGGGCCCGGCACGCGCTGGATCGCCCACACGCCGTACGGCGGCGACTTCGGCGACGCCGGCTTCGCCGACCCCCAGCCCGACTTCCCGTTCACCGTGAAGGACGATCTCCTGCGCATCGAGGCGAAGAAGGTCGAGGGTCGGTGGCGGTCGGGCCTGCTGTCGTCGGTCGACGCGAAGGGCGAGGGCTTCTCGCAGAAGTTCGGCTACTTCGAGATGCGGGCGAAGTTCCCCAAGGGCCCCGGCACCTGGCCCGCCTTCTGGCTGCTGGGCGTCCCGCAACTGCAGGAGCCGAAGGATAAAAAGACGCTCACGCAGATCGAGCTGGACGTCGTCGAGCAGTACGGCGTCAACGACAACGCGCTGCACACCACGACCCACCTCTGGCCCCCCGTCGCCCCCCACACGGGCGACGGCGACGTCGCGCTCGTCCCCGACATGACCGCCGACTTCCACACCTACGGCGTGATGGTCGACGACGCCGTGATCACCTACTACTTCGACGGCGTCCCCCTCCGGACCCACCCCACGCCGCCCGAGGCCAAGGTCCCCCTGTACCTGCTCGTCGACCTGGCCCTCGGCGGCGGCTGGCCCGTCGACAAGACGCCGGACCCGTCGATCATGATCGTCGACTACGTGCGGGTGTACGCGAAGGAGTGA